In Candidatus Desulfofervidus auxilii, one genomic interval encodes:
- a CDS encoding type II toxin-antitoxin system RelE/ParE family toxin produces MAFQIIYTKRAKKDLDELKGDKSKKRILKAVIKSIKFLAQSPKHPSLKTHQYHSIAPVYPGQKVWEVYAQDKTPAAYRVFWCYGPKKNQITIISITPHP; encoded by the coding sequence ATGGCTTTTCAAATAATTTATACAAAGAGGGCCAAGAAGGATCTTGATGAGTTAAAAGGAGATAAAAGTAAAAAGAGAATACTCAAAGCTGTTATCAAAAGTATTAAATTTCTTGCCCAAAGTCCAAAACATCCCAGTTTAAAAACTCACCAATATCACTCAATTGCTCCAGTTTATCCGGGACAAAAAGTTTGGGAAGTCTATGCTCAAGATAAAACCCCTGCTGCATATAGGGTTTTTTGGTGTTATGGCCCTAAGAAAAATCAAATTACAATCATTTCAATTACACCGCATCCTTAA
- a CDS encoding PIN domain-containing protein, producing the protein MFRTFKKFLEKAKGIIGEPDDVPLLAIALEHKIPVWTNDKDFENTAIELITTEEMVKKFL; encoded by the coding sequence ATATTTAGAACCTTCAAAAAGTTTTTAGAAAAGGCAAAGGGAATAATTGGAGAGCCTGATGATGTTCCTTTACTTGCCATTGCTTTAGAGCATAAAATACCCGTTTGGACAAATGACAAAGATTTTGAAAATACAGCAATAGAACTTATTACTACTGAAGAGATGGTTAAAAAATTCCTTTAG
- a CDS encoding SBBP repeat-containing protein — translation MSIKHHKRITIMVLTFFFILFSFTYSAIGTVVKEKDKREILNKVYTLKIPFIENKGQIKGESVKYYAKTLGGTVFVTKDGKLVYSLPKFETKEKVKGWVIKESLVGTSISNVKGEEEAVTKVSYFKGKDPSKWKRGISTYNLVSLGEVYKKIELKLKAYGKNVEKLFYVKAGANPESIKIKIEGAKSLRVNENGELEVETGLGVVKFTKPVAYQEINGKRVEVAAAYTLLSNPQYVYGFKVGSYDKKETLIIDPLLASTFIGGSSDDYGYSIALDGGGNVYITGYTYSSDYPKTPGAYDESHNGERDVFVSRLNSSLSSLLASTFIGGSSDDYGYSIALDGGGNVYITGYTYSSDYPKTPGAYDESHNGERDVFVSKLNSSLSSLLASTFIGGSSYDSGYSIALDRDGNVYITGSTEFSDYPTTSYAYDKSHNGHYDVFVSKLNSSLSSLLASTFIGGSSDDYGYSIALDGGGNVYITGYTYSSDYPPTPGAYDESHNGERDVFVSRLNSSLSSLLASTFIGGSSWDCGYSIALDGGGNVYVTGYTYSSDYPPTPGAYDESHNGGGDVFVSKLNSSLSSLLASTFIGGSSDDDYGYSIALDGGGNVYVTGYTYSSDYPPTPGAYDESHNGHYDIFVSKFDSDLSAAAPLPDIKANGSDGPITLDQSDTITIIVALDNKGRTDNADWWLAADTPFGLFFFTFDGWTDAWVPGYQGPLFYLNSFEVLNMPVSGLPAGTYTLYFGVDTLMDGNVTWDSVYYDTVVVNITE, via the coding sequence ATGTCAATAAAACATCACAAAAGGATAACTATAATGGTTTTAACATTTTTCTTCATCCTTTTTTCCTTTACTTATTCAGCAATCGGGACAGTTGTAAAAGAAAAAGATAAAAGAGAAATTCTAAATAAGGTTTATACACTTAAGATTCCATTTATAGAAAACAAAGGTCAAATAAAAGGTGAAAGTGTAAAGTATTATGCAAAGACCTTGGGAGGGACTGTCTTTGTCACCAAGGATGGAAAGCTGGTTTATTCCCTTCCAAAATTTGAGACAAAAGAGAAGGTGAAAGGTTGGGTAATAAAAGAAAGCCTGGTTGGAACTTCTATCTCTAATGTGAAAGGAGAAGAAGAGGCGGTAACCAAGGTAAGTTACTTTAAGGGAAAGGACCCTTCAAAGTGGAAAAGAGGCATCTCAACTTACAATCTGGTAAGTCTTGGAGAAGTATATAAGAAAATAGAGCTAAAGCTTAAGGCCTATGGAAAAAATGTAGAAAAGCTATTTTATGTAAAGGCAGGTGCAAATCCAGAAAGCATTAAAATAAAAATTGAAGGGGCTAAAAGTTTAAGGGTAAATGAAAATGGAGAGCTTGAAGTAGAGACAGGTCTTGGGGTCGTAAAATTTACAAAGCCCGTGGCATATCAGGAGATTAATGGTAAGAGGGTTGAGGTAGCTGCTGCCTATACCTTACTTTCAAATCCGCAATATGTTTATGGCTTTAAGGTAGGAAGTTATGACAAAAAAGAGACTCTTATAATAGACCCACTTCTGGCAAGCACATTCATTGGTGGAAGTAGTGATGATTATGGCTATTCCATTGCCCTTGATGGAGGTGGAAATGTATATATAACTGGTTATACATACTCTTCTGACTATCCCAAAACTCCTGGTGCTTATGATGAAAGTCATAATGGTGAGAGGGATGTTTTTGTATCAAGGCTTAATAGTAGTTTAAGCAGTCTTTTGGCAAGCACATTCATTGGTGGAAGTAGTGATGATTATGGCTATTCCATTGCCCTTGATGGAGGTGGAAATGTATATATAACTGGTTATACATACTCTTCTGACTATCCCAAAACTCCTGGTGCTTATGATGAAAGTCATAATGGTGAGAGGGATGTTTTTGTATCAAAGCTTAATAGTAGTTTAAGCAGTCTTTTGGCAAGCACATTCATTGGTGGAAGTAGTTATGATAGTGGCTATTCCATTGCCCTTGATAGAGATGGAAATGTATATATAACTGGTAGCACAGAATTTTCTGACTATCCCACAACTTCTTATGCTTATGATAAAAGCCATAATGGTCATTATGATGTTTTTGTATCAAAGCTTAATAGTAGTTTAAGCAGTCTTTTGGCAAGCACATTCATTGGTGGAAGTAGTGATGATTATGGCTATTCCATTGCCCTTGATGGAGGTGGAAATGTATATATAACTGGTTATACATACTCTTCTGACTATCCCCCAACTCCTGGTGCTTATGATGAAAGTCATAATGGTGAGAGGGATGTTTTTGTATCAAGGCTTAATAGTAGTTTAAGCAGTCTTTTGGCAAGCACATTCATTGGTGGAAGTAGTTGGGATTGTGGCTATTCCATTGCCCTTGATGGAGGTGGAAATGTATATGTAACTGGTTATACATACTCTTCTGACTATCCCCCAACTCCTGGTGCTTATGATGAAAGCCATAATGGTGGTGGTGATGTTTTTGTATCAAAGCTTAATAGTAGTTTAAGCAGTCTTTTGGCAAGCACATTCATTGGTGGAAGTAGTGATGATGATTATGGCTATTCCATTGCCCTTGATGGAGGTGGAAATGTATATGTAACTGGTTATACATACTCTTCTGACTATCCCCCAACTCCTGGTGCTTATGATGAAAGCCATAATGGTCATTATGATATTTTTGTATCAAAGTTTGATAGTGACCTTTCCGCTGCTGCACCTTTACCTGATATTAAGGCAAATGGCTCAGACGGGCCCATTACACTAGATCAATCAGACACTATAACTATTATCGTGGCATTAGATAATAAGGGCCGGACAGATAATGCCGATTGGTGGCTGGCGGCAGATACACCATTTGGGCTTTTCTTTTTTACATTTGATGGCTGGACAGATGCCTGGGTGCCAGGATATCAGGGCCCATTATTTTATTTAAACTCATTTGAGGTGTTAAACATGCCTGTCTCAGGGCTTCCTGCAGGCACATATACCCTTTATTTTGGTGTTGATACTCTAATGGATGGAAATGTCACATGGGATAGTGTTTATTATGATACTGTGGTGGTCAATATTACAGAGTAG
- the speB gene encoding agmatinase yields the protein MKLSNFGGLSGALANPETARIVILPVSYDATVTFKKGTSKGPKAIIAASIELEYYDEETDCEVYRLGIATLPELSSSNASPQDMIDKVKETALTWLGRKKFMVMLGGEHLLSLGMIKAHAQETKNFSILHLDAHADLRAQYEGTAYSNACVMRRAYEYAPIVSVGIRSLSKEEAEFIQTEHIPVFYAYQVKYNLESVIEQILSYLKEKVYLTVDLDCFDCGQMPSVGTPEPGGLDWYEVLKIIKAVVNEKQIIGFDVMELCPQLGLIAPDFLAAKLVYKILSYIFAPKEV from the coding sequence ATGAAATTATCCAATTTTGGTGGCCTAAGTGGAGCCCTGGCTAATCCTGAAACGGCAAGGATTGTGATTCTTCCTGTTTCTTATGATGCTACAGTTACCTTTAAAAAAGGAACTAGCAAGGGGCCAAAAGCGATAATTGCTGCTTCTATTGAGTTGGAATATTATGATGAAGAGACAGATTGTGAAGTCTATCGTTTAGGAATAGCTACTCTCCCTGAGTTGAGTTCTTCCAATGCTTCTCCTCAAGATATGATAGATAAAGTGAAAGAAACAGCTTTGACTTGGCTTGGCCGAAAAAAATTTATGGTTATGTTAGGAGGTGAACATTTGTTAAGTTTGGGTATGATTAAGGCTCATGCCCAAGAGACAAAGAATTTTTCTATACTCCATCTTGATGCCCATGCTGACCTTAGAGCTCAATATGAAGGCACAGCCTATAGTAACGCCTGTGTGATGCGTCGGGCCTATGAATATGCCCCCATAGTTTCAGTAGGCATTCGCTCTTTATCCAAGGAAGAAGCAGAATTTATCCAAACAGAACACATACCAGTGTTTTATGCTTACCAAGTAAAGTATAATTTGGAATCAGTGATTGAGCAAATATTAAGTTATTTGAAAGAAAAAGTATATCTTACCGTTGATTTAGATTGTTTTGATTGTGGGCAGATGCCTTCAGTGGGAACCCCTGAACCTGGTGGTTTAGATTGGTATGAAGTGCTAAAAATTATCAAAGCAGTTGTTAATGAAAAACAAATTATTGGTTTTGATGTGATGGAATTGTGTCCCCAACTAGGTTTAATTGCCCCTGATTTTTTAGCTGCCAAATTGGTATATAAAATTTTGTCATATATTTTTGCTCCTAAAGAAGTGTAA
- the speD gene encoding adenosylmethionine decarboxylase, producing the protein MKTTYGFGQHLMLDGYGCNRKKLMDMKLLYDFLDTYPSEMKMTKVMPPYVFSCESKNPENWGYSGFVIIAESHISIHTFPEKNYLSLDIFSCKTFDSQKAIQHVVELFEVKEKEIRVLDRGTEFPHNFIRAAEIVRIDRTAVSD; encoded by the coding sequence ATGAAAACTACCTATGGTTTTGGTCAACATTTAATGTTAGATGGTTATGGATGTAACAGGAAAAAATTGATGGATATGAAGTTGCTTTATGATTTTTTAGATACTTATCCATCTGAGATGAAAATGACTAAAGTAATGCCCCCATATGTGTTTAGTTGTGAGAGTAAAAATCCTGAAAATTGGGGGTATTCTGGATTTGTTATTATTGCTGAAAGTCATATTAGTATCCATACCTTTCCGGAGAAAAATTATCTAAGTCTGGATATATTTTCTTGCAAAACCTTTGATAGCCAAAAGGCAATCCAACATGTAGTAGAGTTATTTGAAGTCAAAGAGAAAGAAATTAGAGTTCTAGATAGAGGAACAGAATTTCCTCATAATTTTATCCGTGCAGCTGAAATTGTCCGTATAGACCGAACGGCTGTATCTGATTAA
- the rpiB gene encoding ribose 5-phosphate isomerase B translates to MKVKIIIGADHAGYKLKEFIKDILKKRGYEVEDVGTHSESSVDYPFFAWKVAQGVASGQYDKGILICGSGIGMSIVANRIPGVRAALCNDCFLAKASREHNDANLLAMGERDIGQGRALEILDTWLNTQFTGGRHARRIEQIDTEYHVVDDYSFLKRFDPDLVEGLEGEVNRQKYKLELIASENIASPWVRHVMSSVMTHKYAEGYPGRRYYGGCEFVDIAEKLAVERLKKLFKAEYANVQPHSGTQANMAVYFSILKPGDTILSMSLPHGGHLSHGSPVSFSGQLYNIVFYGVSKETETIDYEEVRSLALKHKPKLILAGASAYPRIIDFKKFREIADEVNAYLMVDMAHIAGLIAAGLHPSPIPYAHFVTSTTHKTMRGPRGGFILAKEEFAKVLNKSNFPGIQGGPMMHIIAAKALAFKEALTESFKEYQKQIVKNTKKLAEILQNAGYRLVSGGTDNHLFLIDLTERNITGKDAEKALDAAGITVNKNAIPFDTQSPFVTSGIRIGTPAVTTRGMREKEMEVIADFILRVLADIKNEGTIEKVKKEVRDFCANFPLFAWKIY, encoded by the coding sequence ATGAAAGTGAAAATTATCATAGGTGCAGACCACGCTGGTTATAAATTAAAAGAGTTTATAAAGGATATTTTAAAGAAACGTGGTTATGAAGTAGAAGATGTGGGAACACATTCTGAATCATCTGTAGATTATCCTTTTTTTGCTTGGAAAGTGGCCCAGGGAGTGGCAAGTGGCCAATATGATAAAGGAATTCTTATTTGTGGCAGTGGGATCGGTATGAGCATAGTAGCCAATCGCATTCCAGGTGTAAGGGCTGCTTTGTGTAATGATTGTTTTTTGGCCAAGGCCAGTCGAGAGCACAACGATGCTAATTTATTGGCAATGGGAGAAAGAGATATTGGGCAGGGGCGTGCCTTAGAAATTTTAGATACCTGGCTAAATACCCAATTTACTGGAGGAAGACATGCTCGCCGGATAGAGCAAATAGATACTGAATATCATGTTGTAGATGATTATAGCTTTCTTAAACGTTTTGACCCTGATTTGGTAGAAGGCCTGGAGGGAGAGGTAAATCGGCAAAAATATAAGTTAGAATTAATCGCCTCAGAAAATATTGCCAGCCCCTGGGTAAGACATGTAATGTCCAGTGTCATGACGCATAAATACGCTGAGGGATACCCAGGAAGGAGATACTACGGTGGTTGTGAGTTTGTGGATATTGCCGAAAAATTAGCCGTTGAAAGACTTAAAAAACTCTTTAAGGCAGAATATGCCAATGTTCAACCTCACTCTGGAACACAGGCCAACATGGCAGTTTATTTTAGTATCCTAAAGCCAGGAGATACTATTTTAAGCATGAGTTTACCTCATGGGGGACATTTAAGCCATGGCAGTCCAGTAAGTTTTTCTGGTCAACTTTATAATATTGTTTTTTATGGTGTTTCTAAAGAAACAGAAACCATTGATTATGAAGAAGTGCGCAGTCTAGCTTTAAAACACAAACCCAAACTGATCTTGGCCGGTGCTAGTGCCTATCCTAGAATAATTGATTTTAAAAAATTTAGGGAAATCGCTGATGAAGTAAATGCCTATTTGATGGTAGACATGGCCCATATTGCAGGCTTGATTGCTGCAGGTTTACATCCCTCTCCTATTCCATATGCCCATTTTGTTACTTCTACTACCCATAAAACCATGCGTGGTCCTAGGGGTGGATTTATTTTAGCTAAAGAAGAATTCGCTAAAGTGCTAAATAAAAGCAATTTCCCTGGTATTCAAGGTGGACCTATGATGCACATCATTGCTGCTAAGGCCTTAGCCTTTAAGGAAGCACTGACCGAAAGTTTTAAAGAATATCAAAAGCAAATTGTGAAAAATACTAAAAAATTGGCTGAAATTTTACAAAATGCGGGTTATCGTCTAGTTTCAGGTGGCACAGATAATCATTTATTTTTAATTGATTTGACAGAAAGAAACATTACTGGCAAAGATGCAGAAAAGGCACTAGATGCTGCTGGTATAACCGTAAACAAGAATGCCATTCCTTTTGATACTCAAAGTCCCTTTGTTACCAGTGGTATCCGCATTGGCACACCAGCAGTCACTACCAGGGGAATGAGAGAAAAAGAAATGGAAGTCATTGCTGATTTTATTTTGCGGGTATTGGCGGATATAAAAAATGAAGGCACTATTGAAAAAGTGAAAAAGGAAGTCCGGGATTTTTGTGCCAATTTCCCATTATTTGCTTGGAAAATATATTAA
- a CDS encoding deoxycytidylate deaminase, translating to MKRPSWNEYFMNIAYLVRERSTCLRRKVGAVLVKEKRILATGYNGAPSGLVHCVEIGCLREKMNISSGERHELCRGLHAEQNVIIQAARHGISIEGSTLYCTHHPCIICTKMLINAGIKKIYYANGYPDKLSQEMLKEAKIETIHINYNEFSRQK from the coding sequence ATGAAACGCCCTTCCTGGAATGAATATTTCATGAACATAGCCTATCTGGTGAGAGAAAGGTCTACTTGTCTGCGGCGAAAGGTAGGCGCTGTTTTGGTTAAAGAAAAAAGAATTTTGGCTACAGGTTATAATGGAGCCCCTTCAGGTCTAGTCCATTGTGTAGAGATAGGTTGTTTAAGAGAAAAAATGAATATTTCTTCTGGCGAAAGGCATGAATTGTGTAGGGGTTTACATGCCGAACAAAATGTCATCATTCAAGCAGCTCGTCATGGTATCTCTATTGAAGGCTCAACTCTATATTGCACACACCATCCCTGCATTATCTGCACAAAAATGCTTATTAATGCCGGAATAAAAAAAATTTATTATGCTAATGGATATCCGGACAAACTCTCTCAAGAAATGTTAAAAGAAGCTAAAATAGAAACCATACATATAAATTATAACGAATTTTCTAGACAAAAATAG